The Aedes albopictus strain Foshan chromosome 1, AalbF5, whole genome shotgun sequence genomic interval gaggagaatcccgtaaagattctgaggggaatcccgtaaggattccgaggagaatcccgtaaggattctgaggagaatcccgtatggattctgaggagaatcctgtaaggaatctgaggagaatcccgtaaggatgctgaggagaatcccgtaaggatgctgaggagaatcccgtaaggattctgaaaggaatcccgtaaggattctgaaaggaatcccgtaaggattctgaaaagaatcccgtaaggattctgaaaagaatcccgtaaggattctgaggagaatcccgtcaggattctgaagagaatcccgtcatgattctgaggagaatcccgtcaggattctgaggagaatcccgacaggattctgaggagaatcccggaaggattctggagagaatcccgtgaggatccTGGGGAGAAACCTGTAAGGATTCTGGGAAGAGCCCGTCagtattcttgggagaatcccgtAAGGCTTGTAGggagaatcccgtaaggattctgggaagaatcccgcaaggattctgcggagaatcgcGCGAGGATTCTGGGggagaatcccgcaaggattcttgggagaatcccggaaggattctggggagattcccggaaggattctgaggagaatcccggaagggttcttgggagaatcccggaaggattttgagaagaatcccggagggattctgagagcaatcccagaaagattctgaggagaatcccggaaggattctggggagaatcccggaagggttctgaggagaatcccgtacggattctgaggagaatcccggaaggattcttgggagaatcccggaaggattttgagaagaatcccggagggattctgagaacaatcccagaaggattctgaggagaatcccgggaggattctggggagaatcgcggaagggttctgaggagaatcccatacggattctgaggagaatcccggaaggattttgaGAAGAGGGATTCTGTGaacaatcccagaaggattctgaggagaaccccggaaggattctgaggggaatcccggaaggattctgcggaaaaatccggaaggattctgcggaaaaatccggaaggattctgaggagaattctgaGAGAGGTTTCTGAGGAGAAACCCGGGGGACTCCGAgtggaatcctgataggattctgagaagaatctcgtgaagattctgaggagaatcacgAGATAACTCTGAgagaaaaaatcctgatggattCTGATTCGaaacccgagaggattctgacaagaatcccgaggaaaatccAACATGGTGAGTCGCATACTAGAAGGATTCTAAGGAGGATACTAGAAGAATATAGAGAAAAGTCCAACGAGAAttctttaaaagaatttcaaagAGTATACCAGGAGGAATTGAAAAATGTTAAATTATGATTATTAATTAATTAACCATTTTTTTCAGTTCAGATGCCTACCTAATCAACGTTCGGCAAACCGTGAAAATTGAAACACCTAGCTTAAATAACCAGGCATAAAACAAATTTCCGCTAAACCTTACTTCAACCCTGCCACAATTTTCAGGATTTCCCATTTCCCGGAAGAATCAACCGCGACCTGATGCGAAAGGCAAAAAGTTCGCGTGtggcccgaaaaaaaaaatcaataatttggtCTAATTCGTTTCCTCTCCAAAAATAAAAAGGAAAATTGTGAACCTATAACGGAACAAACGAGCAACCGGGCAGATTTCAATCCAGCCCAACCACCACCCAACGCTGTCCATCTGTCCCACCCGATTTCCATTCCCCTTCGGTTGGATCATGGTTGCGTTTTTGGTTGGTTGGTAGAACAAAGAGAAAACGCAAGAGGTAAAGATGGGAGTAATGGAACAGGTGAAAGCCTTTCTAAAGGTACTTAAATTTAAAGCCAGTGTGGAAGCATTCAAAACACCGACTGACAATCAGAACGTGATTTTTATTTCTGTATTGAAAGTTATAGCGAAATACAATGCATTGAAGAATATTGTGATAACATTTTTGTTTGATAAAGAACCATAAAATTATTATACGACAAAAAGTTGCACACCATACAATATATGGTAAAAAAGATTTCACAATATAATTAGAAGTAGGCGAAATATTATATGATATATATCCTTGAATTATAATAACTTAATAATTTAACAGTTAAATCTTGTTGTGAACAATgaatttcatgtttgccagtaaCTGTGTAATGCTCAAAAAACCCAAAGCTGAGAAGCGAACTCTTCCGCACTGGGAACTATTCTATGAAATATAACCTGTATTATAATTGTATGTAGTATTGTAGTTCTTattgtttaattttatttgttttgctGATCTTGACCTTCTTGTTCTAAGATTTTCAAAACGACCAATTGTATACATTTAATACAATATTACCAAATATGTGATGGTTACTTAGCAGTATTTGGATGTTCTCCGGGAACAAAATACatgccgtatttttttttttgtttcccaagAACGAAGCAAAGGGGTCCACGAATGAAGTGGAGTCACCGAAAACGTTCTCCTAGCGAATGATGGAAGGAGAAATgcactagcaaaaaaaaaaccaggGAAGCATATTTATTTCTATAAATAATATATAAACTGTTGGCGAAGTTGTTGGGTGCGCTTGCTGGAGAGCTAGCCTTCGGAGCGCGTCCAAAAGCGGATTTTCCGAGAGAGCTTCTTCCAGTGCGGTGCCAGAGGTACCAATGGAAGTGCTTTTGACTGTCGTTAGCGAGTTTTTTGTGCTTCTGTTTTTCTTTTTCGCGCATCCAATTTCCAACTACCTTCCAGTTCCGGGAATAATGTACTATTGATATACATACACAGAAGGACGAAAAGCATGAAGGCTCAAAGATTACAAAGGAAAATGGGAACTGTGTTCACAAGGAAAACTTTAATGGGATTGTGGGATTTATTCATCTAAAGAGTATATAAGTTATGATAGTTTAATGTATTAAATTTTACTTAAGTAAGAAAGAAGCAAACATAAGTTCAATATGGTTATGATGGCCAAAATTCATAGACAAAAAGTCAATATTATTAAATACGATAAATCGTATGGTAATTGTGTATTAAAACAAATACATATACCTTATTGATATGGTAATACTCAACCATACAAAAACCATACCTTGAATAGTATATTGAAACACAAAAAacatcatggatttttttttttgtattttcacgCAATGACAACGTTTTTGAATATTTGTTTTAAAATTACCGTTTATCAAGTAGTGCAAGTGTGTAATAACCATTTAAGATTTCTTTGATGTGCGATAGTAATTTAATTACAACACCTCTTTTAAAGAACATAATCCTTTAACGATCAATATTCTTCACAATACATGCTTCGTAGTTTGAATAAGCGACTACGGTAAAAAGTTGACACCATCACCAAACGCATACAACCCTCTCCTGGAGTGGAAGGTCATCTATATACACTTTAGTGTTTTCTTGCAAGTTTAGACAACTTTTCGGTAAGCGGTAAAGAAAGCTGCTTATCACCGAGAAACCAACGACGCCGCGATGCTACGAATGACGATGACGATACCGGAAGAGATGCCTTACAAGTAACTATGTAGTTCGAAGTATGTATCACGGGGAAAGCACCGTCATGATGCTTCTCGTaaccatcatcatcgccatcgtcGCGTCACCATTGGAAGCACATTTCTACGTTTGGTTTGTTCTGAGATGCTTGCATTATGATAGATGATGacctttcttgagaaaatttacttCGGTGACGAAAAGGACGATTTTTTTTGCTAATGTTAATTGGACAATAATTGGAACTTCGTCATCTACCATCAAGAAATACAGCGCATTcactttgatgaccaattagtcttgtagaggtttcgaAAACC includes:
- the LOC134285006 gene encoding uncharacterized protein LOC134285006, whose amino-acid sequence is MRLTMLDFPRDSCQNPLGFRIRIHQDFFSQSYLVILLRIFTRFFSESYQDSTRSPPGFSSETSLRILLRILPDFSAESFRIFPQNPSGIPLRILPGFSSESFWDCSQNPSSQNPSGILLRIRMGFSSEPFRDSPQNPPGILLRILLGLFSESLRDSSQNPSGILPRILPGFSSESVRDSPQNPSGILPRILPGFSSESFWDCSQNPSGILLKILPGFSQEPFRDSPQNPSGNLPRILPGFSQESLRDSPPESSRDSPQNPCGILPRILTGFSLQALRDSPKNTDGLFPESLQVSPQDPHGILSRILPGFSSESCRDSPQNPDGILLRIMTGFSSES